The proteins below come from a single Cricetulus griseus strain 17A/GY chromosome 6, alternate assembly CriGri-PICRH-1.0, whole genome shotgun sequence genomic window:
- the Irf3 gene encoding interferon regulatory factor 3 isoform X4, which translates to MILEPLLQDGGSSGEAIAPDHSQLLPSPNLDNILNMAPQENPLRQLLAEEQWEFEVTAFYRGRQVFQQTLFCPGGLRLVGTTADNRTLPGQPVTLPDPEEFLTDRLAREYVRHVLKGLGKGLALWRSGQCLWAQRLGHSHSFWALGEELLPDSGRGPDGEVPKDKDGGVFDLGPFVADLIAFMEGSGHSPRYTLWFCVGETWPQDQPWVKRLVMVKVVPTCLKELLEMAREGGASSLRTVDLHISNSQPVSLTSDQYKAYLQDLVEDMDFQATGDT; encoded by the exons ATGATCTTGGAACCCCTCCTCCAGGATGGGGGGTCCTCAGGAGAGGCTATTGCTCCTGATCACTCTCAACTACTGCCAAGCCCCAATTTGGACAACATCCTAAACATGGCACCCCAGGAAAACCCACTGAGGCAGCTGCTAGCTGAGGAAC AATGGGAGTTCGAAGTGACCGCTTTCTATCGAGGCCGCCAGGTCTTCCAGCAGACACTCTTTTGCCCAGGAGGCCTGCGGCTGGTGGGCACCACAGCCGATAACAGGACACTGCCTGGGCAGCCAGTCACCCTGCCAGACCCTGAGGAGTTTCTGACAGACAGGCTTGCGAGGGAGTACGTGAGGCATGTACTCAAGGGGCTGGGCAAGGGGCTGGCACTGTGGAGGTCAGGGCAGTGTCTCTGGGCCCAGCGTCTGGGCCACTCCCATTCCTTCTGGGCTCTGGGTGAGGAGCTGCTTCCAGACAGTGGGCGAGGGCCTGACGGAGAGGTCCCCAAGGACAAGGATGGAGGCGTGTTCGACCTTGGGCCCTTTGTAGCAG ATCTGATTGCCTTCATGGAAGGAAGTGGACACTCCCCACGCtacactctgtggttctgtgtagGGGAGACGTGGCCCCAGGACCAGCCGTGGGTCAAGAGGCTTGTGATGGTCAAG GTTGTCCCCACATGTCTTAAGGAGCTGTTAGAGATGGCCCGGGAAGGGGGAGCCTCCTCACTGAGAACCGTGGACTTGCACATCTCCAACAGCCAGCCTGTCTCCCTCACTTCTGACCAATACAAGGCCTACCTCCAGGACTTGGTGGAGGACATGGACTTCCAGGCCACTGGAGACACCTAA
- the Irf3 gene encoding interferon regulatory factor 3 isoform X2 produces MGTPKPRILPWLVSQLDLGQLKGVAWLDESRTRFRIPWKHGLRQDAQMADFGIFQVLGAKDFERLWKTLERRSWAWLGRGGVLLMKAWAEASGAYTPGKDKPDLSTWKRNFRSALNRKEVLRLADDKSKDPFDPHKVYEFVTPARDFVHLDTSPDTNGKSSLSDPQEDLLELLDGMILEPLLQDGGSSGEAIAPDHSQLLPSPNLDNILNMAPQENPLRQLLAEEQWEFEVTAFYRGRQVFQQTLFCPGGLRLVGTTADNRTLPGQPVTLPDPEEFLTDRLAREYVRHVLKGLGKGLALWRSGQCLWAQRLGHSHSFWALGEELLPDSGRGPDGEVPKDKDGGVFDLGPFVADLIAFMEGSGHSPRYTLWFCVGETWPQDQPWVKRLVMVKVVPTCLKELLEMAREGGASSLRTVDLHISNSQPVSLTSDQYKAYLQDLVEDMDFQATGDT; encoded by the exons ATGGGAACCCCGAAACCGCGGATCTTGCCCTGGCTGGTGTCGCAGCTGGACCTGGGGCAGCTGAAAGGCGTGGCCTGGCTGGATGAGAGCCGCACTCGGTTCCGGATCCCCTGGAAGCATGGCCTGCGGCAGGACGCCCAGATGGCTGACTTTGGCATCTTCCAGGTGCTGGGGGCCAAAGACTTTGAAAGACTTTGGAAGACTTTGGAGAGGCGTTCCTGGGCGTGGCTAGGCAGGGGCGGGGTCTTGCTAATGAAG GCCTGGGCCGAAGCCAGTGGTGCCTACACCCCAGGAAAGGATAAGCCAGACCTGTCAACCTGGAAGAGGAACTTCCGGTCAGCCCTGAACCGGAAAGAAGTGTTGCGATTAGCTGATGACAAGAGCAAGGACCCTTTTGATCCTCATAAAGTGTATGAGTTTGTGACTCCAG CAAGAGACTTTGTACATCTGGACACCTCTCCTGATACCAATGGCAAAAGCAGTCTGTCTGATCCCCAG GAAGACCTCTTGGAATTACTGGATGGCATGATCTTGGAACCCCTCCTCCAGGATGGGGGGTCCTCAGGAGAGGCTATTGCTCCTGATCACTCTCAACTACTGCCAAGCCCCAATTTGGACAACATCCTAAACATGGCACCCCAGGAAAACCCACTGAGGCAGCTGCTAGCTGAGGAAC AATGGGAGTTCGAAGTGACCGCTTTCTATCGAGGCCGCCAGGTCTTCCAGCAGACACTCTTTTGCCCAGGAGGCCTGCGGCTGGTGGGCACCACAGCCGATAACAGGACACTGCCTGGGCAGCCAGTCACCCTGCCAGACCCTGAGGAGTTTCTGACAGACAGGCTTGCGAGGGAGTACGTGAGGCATGTACTCAAGGGGCTGGGCAAGGGGCTGGCACTGTGGAGGTCAGGGCAGTGTCTCTGGGCCCAGCGTCTGGGCCACTCCCATTCCTTCTGGGCTCTGGGTGAGGAGCTGCTTCCAGACAGTGGGCGAGGGCCTGACGGAGAGGTCCCCAAGGACAAGGATGGAGGCGTGTTCGACCTTGGGCCCTTTGTAGCAG ATCTGATTGCCTTCATGGAAGGAAGTGGACACTCCCCACGCtacactctgtggttctgtgtagGGGAGACGTGGCCCCAGGACCAGCCGTGGGTCAAGAGGCTTGTGATGGTCAAG GTTGTCCCCACATGTCTTAAGGAGCTGTTAGAGATGGCCCGGGAAGGGGGAGCCTCCTCACTGAGAACCGTGGACTTGCACATCTCCAACAGCCAGCCTGTCTCCCTCACTTCTGACCAATACAAGGCCTACCTCCAGGACTTGGTGGAGGACATGGACTTCCAGGCCACTGGAGACACCTAA
- the Irf3 gene encoding interferon regulatory factor 3 isoform X3, with amino-acid sequence MGTPKPRILPWLVSQLDLGQLKGVAWLDESRTRFRIPWKHGLRQDAQMADFGIFQAWAEASGAYTPGKDKPDLSTWKRNFRSALNRKEVLRLADDKSKDPFDPHKVYEFVTPAARDFVHLDTSPDTNGKSSLSDPQEDLLELLDGMILEPLLQDGGSSGEAIAPDHSQLLPSPNLDNILNMAPQENPLRQLLAEEQWEFEVTAFYRGRQVFQQTLFCPGGLRLVGTTADNRTLPGQPVTLPDPEEFLTDRLAREYVRHVLKGLGKGLALWRSGQCLWAQRLGHSHSFWALGEELLPDSGRGPDGEVPKDKDGGVFDLGPFVADLIAFMEGSGHSPRYTLWFCVGETWPQDQPWVKRLVMVKVVPTCLKELLEMAREGGASSLRTVDLHISNSQPVSLTSDQYKAYLQDLVEDMDFQATGDT; translated from the exons ATGGGAACCCCGAAACCGCGGATCTTGCCCTGGCTGGTGTCGCAGCTGGACCTGGGGCAGCTGAAAGGCGTGGCCTGGCTGGATGAGAGCCGCACTCGGTTCCGGATCCCCTGGAAGCATGGCCTGCGGCAGGACGCCCAGATGGCTGACTTTGGCATCTTCCAG GCCTGGGCCGAAGCCAGTGGTGCCTACACCCCAGGAAAGGATAAGCCAGACCTGTCAACCTGGAAGAGGAACTTCCGGTCAGCCCTGAACCGGAAAGAAGTGTTGCGATTAGCTGATGACAAGAGCAAGGACCCTTTTGATCCTCATAAAGTGTATGAGTTTGTGACTCCAG CAGCAAGAGACTTTGTACATCTGGACACCTCTCCTGATACCAATGGCAAAAGCAGTCTGTCTGATCCCCAG GAAGACCTCTTGGAATTACTGGATGGCATGATCTTGGAACCCCTCCTCCAGGATGGGGGGTCCTCAGGAGAGGCTATTGCTCCTGATCACTCTCAACTACTGCCAAGCCCCAATTTGGACAACATCCTAAACATGGCACCCCAGGAAAACCCACTGAGGCAGCTGCTAGCTGAGGAAC AATGGGAGTTCGAAGTGACCGCTTTCTATCGAGGCCGCCAGGTCTTCCAGCAGACACTCTTTTGCCCAGGAGGCCTGCGGCTGGTGGGCACCACAGCCGATAACAGGACACTGCCTGGGCAGCCAGTCACCCTGCCAGACCCTGAGGAGTTTCTGACAGACAGGCTTGCGAGGGAGTACGTGAGGCATGTACTCAAGGGGCTGGGCAAGGGGCTGGCACTGTGGAGGTCAGGGCAGTGTCTCTGGGCCCAGCGTCTGGGCCACTCCCATTCCTTCTGGGCTCTGGGTGAGGAGCTGCTTCCAGACAGTGGGCGAGGGCCTGACGGAGAGGTCCCCAAGGACAAGGATGGAGGCGTGTTCGACCTTGGGCCCTTTGTAGCAG ATCTGATTGCCTTCATGGAAGGAAGTGGACACTCCCCACGCtacactctgtggttctgtgtagGGGAGACGTGGCCCCAGGACCAGCCGTGGGTCAAGAGGCTTGTGATGGTCAAG GTTGTCCCCACATGTCTTAAGGAGCTGTTAGAGATGGCCCGGGAAGGGGGAGCCTCCTCACTGAGAACCGTGGACTTGCACATCTCCAACAGCCAGCCTGTCTCCCTCACTTCTGACCAATACAAGGCCTACCTCCAGGACTTGGTGGAGGACATGGACTTCCAGGCCACTGGAGACACCTAA
- the Scaf1 gene encoding LOW QUALITY PROTEIN: splicing factor, arginine/serine-rich 19 isoform X2 (The sequence of the model RefSeq protein was modified relative to this genomic sequence to represent the inferred CDS: inserted 1 base in 1 codon) encodes MDLHSGAPFLHHFLIRRPFPAHAGHCGGPYRALQQPRPLHLSPLHCPRVTEETRGLRLPAYGARTPPQCDALISGKPSPPSVLPAFRKPSWVLEIPASSAAIWPRPSSTQIASPAPVRPAPRRGRSRSPSGGVTMEEDDESRGKAEESGEDRGDGPPDRDSALSPSAFILRAIQQAVGSSLQGDLPNEKDGSRCRGLRWRRCCRSPRSEPRSQESGGADTATVLDTAADSFLVGLVNILDPPDTWVPSRLDLRPGESEDMLELVAEVRIGDRDPMPLPVPSLLPRLRAWRTGKTVSPQSHASRPACARHLLTLGTGDGGPAPPPAPSSASSSPSPSPSSSSPSPPXPPPPPPPSLPAPRFDIYDPFHPTDEAYSPPPAPEQKYDPFEPTGSNPSSSAGSPSPEEEEEEEEEEEEEEGLSQSISRISETLAGIYDDNSLSQDFPGDDSPRPEPPPLQTLGAPGTPPQADSTRVEGAPRRRVFVVGPEVEACLEGKVSVEVVTGGGPGLQLPPLPPTDPEIEEGEIVQPEEEPRVAVSLFRAGRPRQPPASVATLASVATPAAPAASAPRAPEGDDFLSLHADSDGEGALQVDLGEPPAPPAADARWGGLDLRRKILTQRRERYRQRSASPGPPPARKKARRERQRSGDPAPPDSPAWDAKKHRSRERKLSSHSAARRRSRSRSRRRSRSRSADRRRGGHRSRSREKRRRRRRSASPPPAASSSSSSRRERHRGKRREGGKKKKKRSRSRAEKRAGDVEKLPAPVPPSGSDRDSRRRGAVPPSIQDLTDHDLFAIKRTITVGRPDKAEPRAPSPAPAMSPKREVLYDSEGLSADERGGKSDKDRRRSGAASSSSSSREKGSRRKALDGGDRGRDRDRSSKKTRPPKDSAPGSGPLPKPPLSSGSSSSSSSCSSRKVKLQSKVAVLIREGVSSTTPAKDSSSSGLGSIGVKFSRDRESRSPFLKPDERAPSEVAKVAPGSAKPKKTKAKAKAGAKKAKGTKGKTKPSKTRKKIRSGGSSTAGGPGSLKKSKADSCSQAASAKGTEETWSGEERTTKAPSTPPPKVAPPPPALTPDSQTVDSSCKTPEVSFLPEEATEDPGVRVGAEEEEEEEEEEEEEQQPATTTATSTAAAAPSTAPSAGSTAGDSGAEDGPASRVSQLPTLPPPMPWNLPAGVDCTTSGVLALTALLFKMEEANLASRAKAQELIQATNQILSHRKPPSTLGVNPAPVPTSLGLPPGPSSYLLPGSLPIGGCGSTPPTPTGLAPASDKREGSSSSEGRGDTDKYLKKLHTQERAVEEVKLAIKPYYQKKDITKEEYKDILRKAVHKICHSKSGEINPVKVGNLVRAYVQRYRYFRKHGRKPGDPPGPPRPPKEPGPPDKGGPGLPLPPL; translated from the exons ATGGATCTCCACAGCGGAGCACCTTTTTTACATCACTTCCTGATCCGCCGCCCTTTCCCCGCGCACGCAGGGCACTGTGGTGGGCCTTACCGCGCGCTCCAGCAGCCCCGCCCACTTCACCTTTCACCCCTACACTGTCCCCGCGTGACGGAGGAGACTCGCGGACTACGTCTCCCGGCGTACGGCGCGCGCACCCCGCCTCAATGCGACGCGTTGATTTCTGGGAAACCGAGTCCGCCCTCCGTCCTGCCGGCCTTCAGGAAACCCAGCTGGGTACTTGAAATCCCAGCAAGCTCGGCGGCAATTTGGCCCCGCCCCTCCTCGACTCAGATCGCGAGCCCCGCCCCAGTCCGCCCCGCCCCGCGCCGGGGCCGGAGCCGCAGCCCGAGCGGCGGG GTGACCATGGAGGAGGACGATGAGTCTCGAGGTAAAGCAGAAGAATCGGGAGAGGATCGGGGAGATGGTCCACCTGACAGAGATTCTGCcctttctccttctgcctttatCCTG CGGGCCATTCAGCAGGCTGTGGGAAGCTCCCTGCAGGGGGACCTGCCTAATGAAAAAG ATGGCTCTAGGTGTCGCGGCCTTCGATGGAGGCGCTGCTGCCGGAGTCCACGATCAGAGCCTCGCTCACAGGAGTCAGGGGGTGCTGACACAGCCACT GTATTGGACACAGCTGCAGACAGCTTTCTTGTGGGCCTGGTGAACATCCTGGATCCACCGGATACCTGGGTCCCCAGCCGCCTGGACCTTCGACCTGGCGA AAGTGAGGACATGCTTGAGCTGGTGGCTGAGGTCCGCATCGGTGACAGGGACCCCATGCCTCTACCTGTGCCCAGCCTTCTGCCCCGCCTCAGGGCCTGGAGGACAGGAAAAACGG TTTCTCCACAGTCTCACGCTTCTCGACCTGCCTGTGCCCGTCACCTCCTCACCTTGGGCACAGGGGATGGGGGGCCTGCCCCTCCACCTGCTCCCTCGTCCGCCTCATCTTCGCCTTCCccttccccatcctcttcttccccgtctcccc cccctccccctccaccccctccaTCCCTGCCTGCCCCGAGATTCGACATCTATGACCCCTTCCACCCCACTGATGAGGCCTACTCCCCGCCGCCAGCCCCAGAGCAAAAATATGACCCCTTCGAGCCCACAGGCTCCAACCCTAGCTCATCCGCGGGGAGCCCCTcaccagaggaggaggaggaggaggaggaggaggaggaggaagaggagggcctATCACAGAGCATCAGCCGCATCTCAGAGACTCTGGCGGGCATCTACGATGACAACAGCTTGAGCCAGGACTTTCCAGGTGACGACAGTCCCCGTCCGGAGCCCCCACCCCTGCAGACGCTGGGAGCCCCAGGGACACCACCACAGGCCGACTCCACGCGGGTGGAAGGGGCCCCGCGCCGCAGGGTCTTCGTGGTGGGACCTGAGGTTGAGGCCTGTCTTGAGGGCAAGGTGTCGGTGGAAGTAGTCACAGGTGGTGGACCGGGGCTGCAGCTGCCACCACTACCCCCGACTGATCCCGAGATCGAGGAGGGAGAGATTGTGCAGCCCGAGGAGGAACCCAGGGTTGCAGTGTCACTGTTTCGGGCTGGGCGCCCTCGCCAGCCTCCAGCCTCGGTAGCCACCCTTGCTTCAGTGGCCACTCCTGCTGCGCCCGCAGCCTCTGCTCCTCGTGCCCCCGAGGGCGACGACTTCTTGTCCCTGCATGCTGACTCTGATGGCGAGGGCGCCCTGCAGGTGGACCTGGGTGAGCCACCTGCACCTCCGGCTGCAGATGCACGCTGGGGCGGCCTGGACCTGCGCCGCAAAATCCTAACGCAGCGACGTGAGCGCTACCGCCAGCGCTCTGCGTCTCCCGGCCCACCGCCTGCACGCAAGAAGGCGCGACGAGAACGGCAGCGCAGCGGGGATCCGGCACCACCCGACTCGCCAGCCTGGGATGCCAAGAAGCATCGCTCACGGGAGCGCAAGCTTAGTTCACACAGTGCTGCCCGCCGTCGCTCACGCTCACGTTCCCGCCGCCGGTCTCGCTCCCGCAGCGCTGATCGCAGGCGTGGGGGCCACCGGTCACGCTCCCGGGAGAAGCGCAGGCGCCGACGGCGCTCAGCCTCGCCACCCCCGGCCGCATCGTCCTCTTCATCCTCGCGGCGTGAGCGACACCGGGGCAAGCGCCGCGAGGGgggcaagaaaaagaagaagcgATCGCGCTCACGGGCCGAGAAGCGCGCTGGGGATGTGGAGAAGTTGCCTGCGCCTGTGCCACCCTCAGGGTCTGACCGTGACAGCCGGCGCCGCGGGGCCGTGCCGCCCTCTATCCAGGACCTCACAGACCATGACCTGTTTGCTATCAAGCGGACCATCACAGTGGGCCGCCCAGACAAGGCAGAGCCGCGAGCACCTTCACCAGCACCCGCCATGTCCCCAAAGCGGGAGGTTCTGTATGACTCTGAGGGTCTGAGTGCAGATGAGCGTGGTGGCAAGAGCGACAAGGACCGGAGGCGGTCAGGGGCTGCGTCCTCATCCTCGTCTTCAAGGGAGAAAGGGTCTCGACGGAAGGCCCTTGATGGGGGCGACCGGGGCCGAGACAGGGACAGGTCATCCAAGAAAACGCGGCCACCTAAGGACTCAGCACCTGGCTCAGGGCCACTGCCCAAGCCCCCGCTAAGCAGCGGCTCCTCATCTTCATCGTCATCCTGCTCCTCCCGAAAGGTGAAACTGCAGTCCAAGGTGGCTGTGCTCATCCGAGAGGGTGTCAGTAGTACCACCCCTGCCAAGGATTCCTCGTCTTCAGGCCTGGGCTCCATCGGGGTCAAGTTCAGCCGAGACCGTGAGAGCCGCTCGCCATTCCTCAAGCCAGATGAGCGGGCTCCTTCAGAGGTGGCCAAGGTGGCCCCGGGCAGCGCCAAGCCCAAAAAGACCAAGGCCAAGGCCAAGGCCGGAGCCAAGAAAGCCAAGGGGACCAAAGGAAAGACCAAGCCGTCGAAGACCCGGAAGAAGATCCGCAGTGGAGGCAGTAGCACAGCTGGTGGGCCAGGTTCACTGAAGAAGTCCAAGGCCGACAGCTGCAGCCAGGCAGCCAGCGCCAAGGGGACCGAGGAAACATGGTCTGGGGAGGAGCGGACCACCAAGGCCCCCAGTACTCCACCACCTAAGGTAGCTCCGCCTCCACCCGCACTCACCCCGGACTCCCAGACAGTGGACAGCAGCTGCAAGACTCCTGAAGTCTCCTTCCTGCCAGAGGAAGCCACTGAGGACCCTGGGGTCCGAgtaggggcagaggaggaggaggaggaggaggaggaagaggaggaggagcaacaGCCTGCTACTACCACAGCCACCAGCACCGCCGCAGCCGCCCCAAGCACTGCCCCCAGTGCGGGCTCTACAGCTGGAGACTCTGGCGCCGAGGATGGGCCAGCTTCTAGGGTCTCCCAGCTGCCCACGCTACCCCCACCCATGCCCTGGAACCTGCCTGCTGGTGTGGACTGCACTACCAGTGGTGTCCTGGCCT TGACTGCACTGCTGTTCAAGATGGAAGAGGCCAACCTGGCCAGCCGAGCAAAGGCCCAGGAGCTGATCCAGGCCACCAACCAG ATCCTCAGCCATCGGAAGCCACCCTCCACTCTGGGGGTGAACCCAGCTCCTGTGCCCACTTCTTTGGGCCTGCCCCCAGGCCCTTCCAGCTACCTGCTTCCTGGCAGCCTCCCCATAGGAGGCTGTGGCTCCACCCCTCCTACTCCCACTGGGCTGGCCCCTGCATCTGACAAGAGAGAGGGCAGCAGCAGTTCAGAGGGACGTGGGGACACTGACAAG tatctGAAGAAGCTGCACACGCAGGAGCGGGCGGTGGAGGAGGTGAAGCTGGCCATCAAGCCCTACTACCAGAAGAAAGACATCACCAAGGAGGAGTACAAGGACATCCTGAGGAAGGCTGTCCACAAG ATCTGCCACAGCAAAAGCGGGGAGATCAACCCTGTCAAGGTGGGCAACCTGGTGAGGGCCTACGTCCAGCGCTACCGCTACTTCCGCAAGCACGGGCGCAAGCCGGGGGACCCCCCAGGACCCCCTCGACCACCCAAGGAGCCAGGGCCCCCAGACAAGGGTGGCCCAggcctgcccctgccccctctCTGA
- the Irf3 gene encoding interferon regulatory factor 3 isoform X1, with product MGTPKPRILPWLVSQLDLGQLKGVAWLDESRTRFRIPWKHGLRQDAQMADFGIFQVLGAKDFERLWKTLERRSWAWLGRGGVLLMKAWAEASGAYTPGKDKPDLSTWKRNFRSALNRKEVLRLADDKSKDPFDPHKVYEFVTPAARDFVHLDTSPDTNGKSSLSDPQEDLLELLDGMILEPLLQDGGSSGEAIAPDHSQLLPSPNLDNILNMAPQENPLRQLLAEEQWEFEVTAFYRGRQVFQQTLFCPGGLRLVGTTADNRTLPGQPVTLPDPEEFLTDRLAREYVRHVLKGLGKGLALWRSGQCLWAQRLGHSHSFWALGEELLPDSGRGPDGEVPKDKDGGVFDLGPFVADLIAFMEGSGHSPRYTLWFCVGETWPQDQPWVKRLVMVKVVPTCLKELLEMAREGGASSLRTVDLHISNSQPVSLTSDQYKAYLQDLVEDMDFQATGDT from the exons ATGGGAACCCCGAAACCGCGGATCTTGCCCTGGCTGGTGTCGCAGCTGGACCTGGGGCAGCTGAAAGGCGTGGCCTGGCTGGATGAGAGCCGCACTCGGTTCCGGATCCCCTGGAAGCATGGCCTGCGGCAGGACGCCCAGATGGCTGACTTTGGCATCTTCCAGGTGCTGGGGGCCAAAGACTTTGAAAGACTTTGGAAGACTTTGGAGAGGCGTTCCTGGGCGTGGCTAGGCAGGGGCGGGGTCTTGCTAATGAAG GCCTGGGCCGAAGCCAGTGGTGCCTACACCCCAGGAAAGGATAAGCCAGACCTGTCAACCTGGAAGAGGAACTTCCGGTCAGCCCTGAACCGGAAAGAAGTGTTGCGATTAGCTGATGACAAGAGCAAGGACCCTTTTGATCCTCATAAAGTGTATGAGTTTGTGACTCCAG CAGCAAGAGACTTTGTACATCTGGACACCTCTCCTGATACCAATGGCAAAAGCAGTCTGTCTGATCCCCAG GAAGACCTCTTGGAATTACTGGATGGCATGATCTTGGAACCCCTCCTCCAGGATGGGGGGTCCTCAGGAGAGGCTATTGCTCCTGATCACTCTCAACTACTGCCAAGCCCCAATTTGGACAACATCCTAAACATGGCACCCCAGGAAAACCCACTGAGGCAGCTGCTAGCTGAGGAAC AATGGGAGTTCGAAGTGACCGCTTTCTATCGAGGCCGCCAGGTCTTCCAGCAGACACTCTTTTGCCCAGGAGGCCTGCGGCTGGTGGGCACCACAGCCGATAACAGGACACTGCCTGGGCAGCCAGTCACCCTGCCAGACCCTGAGGAGTTTCTGACAGACAGGCTTGCGAGGGAGTACGTGAGGCATGTACTCAAGGGGCTGGGCAAGGGGCTGGCACTGTGGAGGTCAGGGCAGTGTCTCTGGGCCCAGCGTCTGGGCCACTCCCATTCCTTCTGGGCTCTGGGTGAGGAGCTGCTTCCAGACAGTGGGCGAGGGCCTGACGGAGAGGTCCCCAAGGACAAGGATGGAGGCGTGTTCGACCTTGGGCCCTTTGTAGCAG ATCTGATTGCCTTCATGGAAGGAAGTGGACACTCCCCACGCtacactctgtggttctgtgtagGGGAGACGTGGCCCCAGGACCAGCCGTGGGTCAAGAGGCTTGTGATGGTCAAG GTTGTCCCCACATGTCTTAAGGAGCTGTTAGAGATGGCCCGGGAAGGGGGAGCCTCCTCACTGAGAACCGTGGACTTGCACATCTCCAACAGCCAGCCTGTCTCCCTCACTTCTGACCAATACAAGGCCTACCTCCAGGACTTGGTGGAGGACATGGACTTCCAGGCCACTGGAGACACCTAA